One region of Flavobacterium pisciphilum genomic DNA includes:
- a CDS encoding phosphoribosyltransferase family protein, with protein sequence MNKNYSLHKILEKDNCPFQEEEYSRFKFGDKFYAEKFAKELFNGFTEQYGELILSNTEIVILPSPFLSIPTASNFLCYYFKKQLNTFLFKNNKKACIESKIYRNQTYVTDYGNLDFEERVKLISNDTYYIDRNFIEGKLCIFVDDIKITGSHEHTVNKILNQYNVNGDFVFVYFAELANKEIHPNIENYYNYYSVKNVEDIVNIINSDHFQYNTRIVKFILSLNEDDFSYLANNISLQKSSDLFHLAISNNYHQIIEYRNNINVIKID encoded by the coding sequence GTGAATAAAAATTATAGTTTACATAAGATTCTTGAAAAAGATAATTGCCCATTTCAAGAAGAAGAATACAGCCGATTTAAGTTTGGTGATAAATTCTATGCAGAAAAATTTGCAAAAGAATTATTCAATGGCTTTACTGAACAATATGGCGAATTAATTTTATCAAACACGGAAATCGTAATACTCCCAAGTCCGTTTTTATCGATACCCACCGCATCAAACTTTTTGTGTTATTATTTCAAGAAACAACTGAATACCTTTCTATTTAAAAACAATAAAAAAGCATGTATTGAATCTAAAATTTACAGAAACCAAACTTATGTTACTGATTATGGGAATTTAGATTTTGAAGAAAGAGTAAAATTAATCTCTAACGATACTTATTATATTGATAGAAATTTCATTGAAGGAAAGTTATGTATTTTCGTAGATGACATTAAGATCACGGGGAGCCATGAACATACTGTAAATAAAATACTGAATCAGTATAATGTAAATGGAGATTTTGTATTTGTTTATTTTGCTGAATTGGCAAACAAAGAGATTCATCCAAACATAGAAAATTATTATAATTATTATTCCGTTAAGAACGTTGAAGACATAGTGAACATTATAAACAGTGATCATTTTCAATACAACACTCGAATAGTAAAATTTATATTAAGTCTCAACGAAGACGATTTTAGCTATTTAGCAAATAACATTTCGTTGCAAAAAAGCAGTGATTTATTTCACCTAGCAATAAGTAATAATTACCATCAGATTATAGAATACAGAAATAACATTAACGTAATAAAAATAGATTAA
- a CDS encoding TerD family protein — protein sequence MAINLQKGQRENINAPKFTIGLGWDTNSTSTGTGYDLDASVFVLGDNKKIISDAHFIFYNNLKSPDESVIHTGDNLTGDGDGDDEQVKIDLTKIDSAVKEICIVVTIHDAQNRKQNFGQVRNSFIRIVDDSNNTEMVKYELEEDFSIETAVEFGRIYNKDGQWKFEAIGAGMKGGLEDYLNKYN from the coding sequence ATGGCTATCAACTTACAAAAAGGGCAAAGAGAAAACATAAATGCCCCGAAATTTACAATTGGTTTAGGATGGGATACAAATAGTACCTCAACAGGAACAGGATATGATCTTGATGCTTCTGTATTTGTATTAGGAGATAATAAAAAAATAATCTCTGATGCTCATTTTATATTTTATAACAATTTAAAATCACCAGACGAGTCTGTAATCCACACAGGAGACAACTTAACAGGAGATGGAGACGGAGATGATGAGCAAGTAAAAATTGATTTAACAAAAATTGACTCAGCAGTAAAGGAAATCTGTATTGTTGTTACGATACATGATGCACAAAACAGAAAACAAAATTTTGGACAAGTTCGTAATTCATTTATTAGAATTGTAGATGATAGCAACAATACCGAAATGGTTAAATACGAATTAGAAGAAGACTTCTCAATAGAAACTGCTGTTGAGTTTGGTAGAATATATAATAAAGACGGACAATGGAAATTTGAAGCTATTGGCGCAGGAATGAAAGGTGGATTAGAGGATTATTTAAATAAATATAACTAG
- a CDS encoding TerD family protein, with product MAINLEKGQRINLEKSNGTKLQNICVGVNWGAIEKKGLFGTKKEPVDLDASCAIYDEKKNHIDSVNFRKLLSNDQAIKHSGDDLTGDLNGDDGLDNEVITLDFSRISPSANHVAFFINSFRGQDFKDIPFASIRIYEGTPTRVNQEYARYDIANDASFAGNVSMVLGVFYKRNDEWKFSAIGTPTRDKKLEETIQTIQQNHL from the coding sequence ATGGCAATAAATTTAGAAAAAGGACAACGTATCAATCTTGAAAAAAGCAATGGTACTAAATTACAGAATATTTGCGTAGGAGTAAATTGGGGTGCTATTGAGAAAAAAGGGCTTTTTGGAACAAAAAAAGAACCTGTTGATCTAGATGCAAGTTGTGCTATTTATGATGAAAAGAAAAACCATATAGATTCTGTTAATTTTAGAAAACTATTATCTAATGACCAAGCTATTAAGCACAGTGGTGATGATTTAACTGGAGATTTAAACGGTGATGACGGATTAGATAATGAAGTTATTACTTTAGATTTTTCAAGAATATCACCATCTGCAAACCATGTAGCTTTTTTTATAAATAGTTTTAGAGGACAAGATTTTAAAGATATTCCATTTGCATCTATCAGAATATACGAAGGAACTCCAACAAGAGTTAACCAAGAATATGCTCGTTATGATATTGCAAACGATGCTTCTTTTGCTGGAAATGTATCAATGGTTCTTGGTGTTTTTTACAAAAGAAATGATGAATGGAAATTTAGTGCTATTGGAACACCTACAAGAGATAAAAAACTTGAAGAAACGATTCAAACTATCCAACAAAATCATTTATAA
- a CDS encoding toxic anion resistance protein: MIDNQLVTQENVALIDKDGNVNLATITETEINSYKSISNQLNENDANSILNYGAEIQNSIAKQSDTFLTNVRTYNSGEVGTLINDLLTELNYVDVDQLDQGPFKRFLSKIPVINKLVVDVKKLFQQYDKITVNIDKISNKVKAGMINSVKDNSALQTMFDGNVGLIKEMEKHVIAGQIRFKELNEELAVMEANTAQYQDYQISDKRNFINRLDKRLADMKIVRFIMLQSLAQIRVVQNNNTSIAEKAQSILTTTMPVWKNQLTLAVALQRQKQNIEIQRKVSETTNTILQKNAEMLKQNSIEVAKENENTIVSLETLKMTTKSLIDTLTEVKQIHEQGTETRRQLDAGLQSLESELKKGVIS; the protein is encoded by the coding sequence ATGATAGACAATCAATTAGTTACTCAAGAAAACGTTGCGTTAATTGACAAAGATGGAAATGTAAACTTAGCTACAATTACTGAAACAGAAATAAATAGCTACAAATCGATCTCAAATCAATTAAATGAAAACGATGCCAATTCGATTTTAAATTACGGTGCTGAAATTCAAAATTCTATTGCAAAACAAAGTGATACTTTTTTGACCAACGTAAGAACATATAATTCTGGCGAGGTAGGAACTTTGATTAATGATTTGTTGACTGAATTAAATTATGTAGATGTTGACCAGTTAGACCAAGGTCCGTTTAAACGATTTCTTTCAAAGATTCCAGTCATTAATAAATTAGTTGTTGATGTAAAAAAATTATTCCAACAATACGATAAGATTACTGTAAACATTGATAAAATCAGTAATAAAGTAAAAGCAGGAATGATTAATTCTGTTAAAGATAATAGCGCTCTTCAAACAATGTTTGATGGTAATGTGGGACTTATCAAAGAAATGGAGAAACATGTCATTGCGGGTCAAATTCGTTTTAAAGAACTAAACGAAGAACTTGCTGTGATGGAAGCCAATACTGCACAATATCAAGATTATCAAATTTCTGATAAAAGGAATTTCATAAACCGTCTAGATAAACGTTTGGCCGACATGAAAATTGTTCGTTTTATTATGTTGCAATCTCTAGCGCAAATACGTGTGGTTCAAAACAACAATACCTCTATTGCAGAAAAAGCGCAATCTATCTTAACAACAACAATGCCTGTCTGGAAAAACCAGTTAACCCTGGCTGTTGCTTTACAGAGACAAAAACAAAATATTGAAATACAGCGAAAAGTATCTGAAACAACAAATACTATTTTGCAGAAAAATGCCGAAATGCTTAAACAAAACAGCATTGAAGTAGCCAAAGAAAATGAAAACACAATTGTTTCTTTAGAAACACTTAAAATGACAACCAAATCTTTAATAGATACTTTGACAGAAGTAAAACAAATTCACGAACAAGGTACAGAAACCAGAAGACAACTTGATGCTGGTTTACAAAGTCTTGAAAGTGAATTAAAAAAAGGTGTCATAAGTTAA
- a CDS encoding TerD family protein: protein MAINLEKGQRQSIDAPKFTVGLGWDSNSSSTGEGFDLDASIFLVGANGKLPSDNHFVYYNNLKSPDQAVIHTGDNLTGAGDGDDEKIQIDLSRIAPEVSEISFVVTIHHADTRRQNFGQIRNSFIRILDQSNVELVKYELDEDFSIETAVEFGRIYKRNDEWKFEAVGVGMKGGLQDYLNKYN from the coding sequence ATGGCAATTAATTTAGAAAAAGGGCAAAGACAAAGTATCGATGCACCAAAATTTACTGTAGGATTAGGATGGGATAGTAATTCTAGTAGTACTGGAGAAGGCTTTGACTTAGATGCATCAATATTTTTAGTTGGTGCTAATGGTAAACTTCCTTCTGATAATCATTTTGTATACTATAACAATCTAAAATCACCTGATCAAGCTGTAATCCATACTGGAGATAATTTAACTGGAGCCGGAGATGGAGATGATGAAAAAATACAAATTGATTTATCAAGAATTGCCCCAGAGGTTTCTGAAATTTCATTTGTAGTTACTATACATCATGCAGATACAAGAAGACAAAATTTTGGTCAAATTAGAAACTCATTTATCAGAATTCTGGATCAATCTAATGTAGAATTGGTTAAATATGAATTAGACGAAGATTTCTCTATAGAGACAGCAGTTGAATTTGGAAGAATTTACAAAAGAAACGATGAATGGAAATTTGAAGCTGTTGGTGTAGGAATGAAAGGTGGTTTACAAGATTATTTAAATAAATACAATTAA
- a CDS encoding TerD family protein → MAINLTKGQKIDLRKSSGESLTNFCVGVNWGAIETKGFLGLSKNVKDVDLDLSCILIDDQNNLCDHLYSPLYRIEALQQFGLPKGKLLSVDGALKHTGDDLAGDTGGDDGLDNEIITVDLSRVDSKVNQIFFFLNNAGNEDFSQIPYAKIRMYEGTPTRVVSEFASYNVSADNQYVNKRSIIMGKLYKRNNEWKFSAIGDPTEDTFLGQTIHKIVASYL, encoded by the coding sequence ATGGCAATTAACTTAACCAAAGGACAAAAAATTGATCTAAGAAAATCAAGTGGTGAATCATTAACAAATTTCTGCGTTGGTGTAAACTGGGGAGCAATTGAAACAAAAGGATTCTTAGGATTATCAAAAAACGTAAAAGATGTAGACTTAGATTTAAGTTGTATTCTAATTGATGATCAGAACAACCTTTGTGATCATTTATATTCTCCTCTATACAGAATTGAAGCGTTACAACAATTTGGTCTACCAAAAGGTAAATTATTAAGTGTTGATGGTGCTTTAAAACATACTGGAGATGACCTTGCTGGAGATACAGGTGGAGATGACGGTTTAGATAATGAAATTATAACTGTAGATTTATCAAGAGTAGATTCAAAAGTTAATCAAATATTTTTCTTCTTGAACAATGCAGGAAATGAAGATTTTTCTCAAATTCCTTATGCAAAGATTAGAATGTACGAAGGTACTCCAACAAGAGTAGTTTCAGAATTTGCGTCCTATAATGTTTCTGCAGATAATCAATATGTAAACAAACGTTCAATCATTATGGGTAAACTATACAAACGAAATAATGAATGGAAATTTAGTGCTATTGGAGATCCTACAGAAGATACATTCTTAGGGCAAACAATCCACAAAATTGTAGCATCTTATCTATAA
- a CDS encoding vWA domain-containing protein, translated as MRRLPVYFLLDTSGSMYGEPIQALNNALSGMINTLRSDAQALDSLWISIITFDRDVKEIVPLTELVNFQLPEIICPQSGPTNTGAGLEFVIEKVNADVIKGSPTQKGDWKPLLFVFTDGKPSDIQLYRQKTPEIKNLNFGAIVGCAAGHMANDDILKELTDNVVHLDSADSSTLKQFFKWVSETIEQGNKSQGTGESVALPPPPSEITIVI; from the coding sequence ATGAGAAGATTACCAGTATATTTTTTATTAGATACCTCAGGTTCAATGTACGGCGAACCCATTCAAGCCTTAAATAATGCTTTGAGCGGTATGATTAACACATTGCGTTCAGATGCACAAGCTTTAGATTCTCTTTGGATAAGCATCATAACTTTTGATAGAGATGTAAAAGAGATTGTGCCATTAACAGAATTGGTAAACTTCCAACTTCCAGAAATAATATGTCCTCAAAGTGGCCCAACAAATACTGGAGCAGGACTTGAGTTTGTAATTGAAAAAGTAAACGCAGATGTGATAAAAGGTTCACCAACTCAAAAAGGAGATTGGAAACCTTTACTTTTTGTATTTACAGATGGAAAACCATCAGACATTCAACTTTATAGACAAAAAACACCAGAAATTAAAAACCTAAATTTTGGTGCTATTGTAGGTTGTGCAGCTGGACACATGGCCAATGATGATATTTTGAAAGAACTAACAGATAATGTCGTCCATCTAGACTCTGCTGATAGCTCTACTTTAAAGCAATTTTTTAAATGGGTATCTGAAACGATTGAGCAAGGCAATAAAAGCCAAGGAACTGGAGAAAGCGTAGCCTTACCTCCACCGCCAAGCGAAATAACTATCGTAATCTAA
- a CDS encoding TerY-C metal binding domain-containing protein: MRRLPIYFLIDISESMVGEPIQQVEEGLATIIQALKTDPHALETVFVSIIVFAGQPKTLVPLQEIVSFYPPKFPIGSGTSLSKGLGHLMHELRTNIVKTTYEMKGDWKPIVFLFTDGVPTDDSKAAINEWKLNWQKTANLIAISFGNETDTKLLGELTENVLHFNNTNVQSYKEFFKWVTDSIKTSSISVESNSTGFELAKLDGETLSKIDLTKSEPNRQYVDDNFVVLNGKCQNTKRPYLMKYRKTIAPSIYAGIELSSKNYKLVGAYQVDNSYFELADTTNFNNKVNTDELIGGPTCPCCGNQIAFAVCVCSKIHCIGDENISTCPWCNNQGTYGASGEGGFDVNRTQG, from the coding sequence ATGAGAAGATTACCTATATATTTTTTGATTGATATATCCGAATCAATGGTTGGAGAACCTATTCAACAAGTTGAAGAAGGGCTAGCTACAATTATTCAAGCTTTAAAAACAGATCCTCATGCGCTGGAAACTGTATTTGTTTCTATCATAGTTTTTGCTGGGCAACCTAAAACATTAGTTCCTTTGCAAGAAATAGTTAGTTTTTATCCTCCTAAATTCCCCATTGGAAGCGGAACCTCATTAAGCAAAGGATTAGGGCATTTAATGCATGAATTGAGAACAAATATTGTTAAGACTACCTATGAAATGAAAGGAGATTGGAAACCAATTGTATTTTTATTTACAGATGGAGTCCCAACAGATGATAGTAAAGCCGCAATTAATGAATGGAAACTTAATTGGCAAAAAACGGCTAACCTAATTGCAATCTCTTTTGGAAACGAAACTGACACAAAACTTTTAGGAGAATTAACAGAAAACGTTTTACACTTTAATAATACAAATGTTCAGTCTTATAAAGAATTCTTCAAGTGGGTTACAGATTCTATAAAAACAAGTAGTATAAGTGTAGAAAGCAATTCGACAGGTTTTGAATTGGCAAAATTAGATGGAGAAACACTTTCGAAAATAGATTTAACCAAATCAGAACCAAATCGTCAATATGTAGATGATAATTTTGTTGTGTTAAACGGGAAATGTCAAAATACCAAAAGACCGTATTTGATGAAATACCGCAAAACAATTGCTCCATCAATTTATGCGGGTATCGAGTTATCATCAAAAAACTACAAGTTAGTTGGAGCATATCAAGTTGACAATTCTTATTTTGAACTAGCAGATACAACAAATTTCAACAATAAAGTAAATACCGACGAACTTATAGGAGGCCCGACATGTCCTTGTTGTGGCAATCAAATTGCATTTGCAGTCTGTGTTTGCAGCAAAATACATTGCATTGGCGATGAGAATATAAGTACCTGTCCTTGGTGCAATAATCAAGGTACTTATGGCGCTAGTGGCGAAGGTGGTTTTGATGTAAACAGAACGCAAGGATAA
- a CDS encoding PP2C family serine/threonine-protein phosphatase, which yields MEETKKYLQAFLSQNKIDISKSKHTLFNDFINNETNITAVKIIKENQQKIMANWVLKTRIDDIIQQSVLLPNGTVNKNYESKIDFIKLGWNDIIYSEIKNLDDTGLSFNDTEELLHGNPKISGDLKLKLLFRVEGEEENSTLNEKTITVIINPDPKSLWKNIESDKTDPFWKEDNIAISGKFLDKNIVIASKRGRSHANVGSFRDDDYTFKNINETGWSVLAVSDGAGSANSSRQGSKLACDLVIEYFEQNLKPEYLKEFDETLLNHYNKTDEETSKKINHFVYNTLSKAAHYVYEKLDEFAIQNGRELKDFHSTLIFTLVKKYDFGYAILTFGVGDCPIGLLNKDLTEIKLMNWLDVGEFGGGTRFITMPEIFQSDKFPSRFGFKLVDDFSYLMLMTDGIYDPKFVVEVNLEKITKWNDFLGDLHGNNEDGHKVDFNPENTQIANQLSTWMDFWSPGNHDDRTLAIIY from the coding sequence ATGGAAGAAACAAAAAAATATCTCCAAGCTTTTTTATCACAAAATAAAATCGATATCTCAAAAAGCAAGCATACGCTTTTTAATGATTTTATCAATAATGAAACTAATATTACAGCAGTTAAGATAATAAAAGAAAATCAACAAAAGATTATGGCAAACTGGGTGCTAAAAACTAGAATTGATGATATCATTCAACAATCAGTATTATTACCGAATGGTACAGTGAATAAAAATTATGAATCAAAAATTGACTTTATTAAATTAGGCTGGAACGATATTATTTATTCAGAAATTAAAAACTTAGACGATACTGGACTTTCTTTTAACGATACGGAAGAGTTACTTCATGGAAATCCAAAAATAAGCGGCGATTTAAAATTAAAACTATTATTCAGAGTTGAAGGAGAAGAAGAAAATTCAACATTAAATGAAAAGACAATTACGGTAATTATAAATCCTGATCCAAAATCTTTGTGGAAAAACATTGAAAGCGATAAAACTGATCCTTTCTGGAAAGAAGATAACATTGCTATCTCTGGAAAGTTTTTGGACAAAAACATAGTTATAGCTTCAAAAAGAGGAAGAAGTCATGCCAATGTTGGTTCCTTTAGAGATGATGATTATACTTTTAAAAACATTAATGAAACAGGCTGGTCTGTTCTAGCAGTTTCAGATGGTGCTGGCTCAGCAAATTCATCAAGACAAGGATCTAAATTGGCCTGTGATTTAGTGATTGAATATTTTGAACAGAATTTAAAACCCGAATATCTAAAAGAATTTGACGAAACGCTCTTAAACCATTATAACAAAACAGATGAAGAGACATCAAAAAAAATAAACCATTTTGTTTACAATACACTATCAAAGGCAGCTCATTATGTGTATGAAAAACTAGATGAGTTTGCCATACAAAACGGAAGAGAACTAAAAGATTTTCATTCGACTTTAATATTTACATTAGTCAAAAAATATGATTTTGGCTATGCCATCCTAACCTTTGGAGTTGGTGATTGCCCTATAGGTCTATTAAACAAAGATTTAACCGAAATAAAACTAATGAACTGGTTAGATGTTGGAGAATTTGGCGGAGGAACACGATTTATTACAATGCCAGAAATATTTCAAAGTGATAAATTCCCATCCCGTTTTGGTTTTAAATTAGTTGATGATTTCTCTTATTTGATGTTAATGACAGATGGAATTTACGACCCTAAATTTGTTGTTGAAGTTAATTTAGAAAAAATAACAAAGTGGAATGATTTTTTAGGAGATTTGCACGGAAATAATGAAGATGGCCATAAGGTCGATTTTAATCCCGAAAACACTCAAATTGCAAACCAGCTTTCGACATGGATGGATTTTTGGAGTCCAGGAAATCACGATGACAGAACCCTAGCTATAATTTACTAA
- a CDS encoding helix-hairpin-helix domain-containing protein, with the protein MSIVTVKSINDPAKSYQFVDNGEPMRGGVKDVYFSPDKKYVVAIFRDKLDLNQKERLQKITNYYLPQIQSKEAGDYYLNEVFRWPTDVIEYNNLTGVIVPIYNSKFFFKKGYATSDLIQGKEKQGLWFSSSKFRNPQYPLRVANSELGDWLSYFQISVNLTRGVKKMHAMGLAHSDLSHRNVLVDPIEKSACIIDIDGLVVPGLFQAEVIGTPGFIAPEVLATKHLNKTDPNRKLPNRLTDLHALPVLIYMFLLRRHPLKGSKVHDLDTEKDDLLSMGEKAMFIEHPTDNTNRPKLNQVSKWDLPWADITKLPYTIAGPYLKTLFDKVFIDGLHNPMQRPTAEEWEIALLKTSDLMQKCHNPSCEQKWYVFDNTNTPRCPFCKTSHKGTLPVLDLYYQYQESVWKPENHRLMVYNDQYLFQWHVNRNIARNEKLTSEQKIPVGYFTFHDNKWVLVNQKLTSLKDLTEDKEIPIGTMVELTDGKKLLLSREEGGRVIIITMANK; encoded by the coding sequence ATGAGTATAGTTACCGTAAAATCAATTAATGACCCCGCAAAATCATATCAATTTGTTGATAATGGAGAACCTATGCGTGGTGGCGTAAAGGATGTATATTTTAGTCCGGATAAAAAATATGTAGTCGCAATTTTTAGAGACAAATTAGACTTAAACCAAAAAGAAAGACTACAAAAAATAACTAATTATTATTTGCCTCAAATTCAGAGCAAGGAAGCAGGTGATTATTACTTAAATGAAGTTTTCAGATGGCCTACAGATGTTATCGAATATAACAATCTAACAGGGGTCATTGTACCGATCTACAATTCAAAATTTTTCTTTAAAAAAGGATATGCAACAAGTGATTTAATTCAGGGGAAAGAAAAACAAGGATTGTGGTTCTCAAGCTCTAAATTTAGAAATCCGCAATATCCGCTTAGAGTAGCAAATTCAGAATTGGGAGATTGGTTAAGTTATTTTCAGATTTCAGTTAATTTAACTCGAGGAGTAAAAAAAATGCACGCCATGGGATTGGCACATTCCGATTTATCACACAGGAATGTATTAGTAGATCCAATTGAAAAATCTGCTTGCATAATAGATATAGATGGATTAGTAGTTCCAGGATTATTTCAGGCAGAAGTAATTGGAACTCCAGGTTTTATAGCACCCGAAGTACTAGCAACTAAACATCTAAATAAAACAGACCCAAACAGAAAATTACCAAACAGACTAACAGATCTGCATGCCTTGCCTGTGCTTATTTATATGTTTTTATTACGGCGCCATCCATTAAAAGGAAGTAAAGTTCATGACCTAGATACCGAAAAAGATGATTTATTATCTATGGGCGAAAAAGCAATGTTTATAGAACACCCTACAGACAATACAAACAGACCTAAACTTAATCAGGTATCAAAATGGGATTTGCCTTGGGCAGATATCACCAAACTGCCTTATACAATTGCGGGACCTTACCTAAAAACATTATTCGATAAAGTATTTATAGATGGATTACACAATCCGATGCAAAGACCAACTGCTGAAGAATGGGAAATTGCATTATTAAAAACTTCAGATTTAATGCAGAAGTGCCACAACCCTTCCTGCGAACAAAAATGGTATGTTTTTGACAATACAAATACCCCAAGATGTCCCTTTTGTAAAACCTCTCACAAAGGCACACTTCCAGTTTTAGACCTGTATTATCAATACCAAGAATCGGTATGGAAACCAGAAAATCATAGATTAATGGTTTATAACGATCAGTACTTGTTTCAATGGCACGTTAATCGTAATATTGCCAGAAATGAAAAACTAACCTCAGAGCAGAAAATACCAGTGGGTTACTTTACATTTCATGACAATAAATGGGTATTGGTTAATCAAAAACTAACCTCTTTAAAGGATCTAACAGAAGATAAAGAAATCCCAATCGGTACAATGGTAGAGCTTACCGATGGAAAAAAACTACTCCTTTCTAGAGAAGAAGGAGGAAGAGTAATCATAATTACAATGGCTAACAAATAA
- a CDS encoding TerC/Alx family metal homeostasis membrane protein translates to MNEHPIFSEHPGLIAIFAIAVVIMLLLDLGIFNKKSHVVSNKEAISWSLVWISLAMGFSGLVYYYAGSAKFYEFQSAYWIEKALSVDNLFVFILVFKFFDVPNTNKHKVLFWGIIGALVLRAIFIFSGAFLIELTYLNKLLSLVGVEGFKYDINLIMTAFGLFLVYAGIKSWSAGNEDEDEDYNNTRGARLIRKFFSVSDKYDGDKFFTIENGKKLATPLLVVVAVIEFTDLLFAVDSIPAIFAISNDPFILYTSNIFAILGLRALFFLLDNFIHLFSKLQYGLAIILAFIGVKMIISPFYHIESLYSLIVIAGVLVISVILSVAFPEPKEA, encoded by the coding sequence ATGAACGAACATCCCATTTTCTCAGAACATCCTGGATTAATAGCAATTTTTGCAATCGCAGTAGTTATAATGCTATTATTAGATTTAGGTATTTTCAACAAAAAAAGTCATGTAGTAAGTAATAAAGAAGCTATTTCCTGGTCATTAGTATGGATAAGCTTAGCAATGGGTTTTAGTGGTTTAGTATACTATTATGCTGGTTCGGCTAAATTTTATGAATTCCAATCGGCGTATTGGATCGAAAAAGCACTTTCTGTAGACAACCTTTTTGTTTTTATATTAGTATTCAAGTTTTTTGATGTACCAAACACCAACAAACATAAAGTCTTATTCTGGGGTATCATAGGAGCTTTAGTACTAAGAGCTATATTTATATTCTCAGGTGCTTTCTTAATCGAATTAACGTATTTAAACAAGCTTTTAAGCCTAGTAGGTGTCGAAGGATTCAAATACGATATTAACTTAATCATGACTGCCTTTGGACTATTCTTAGTGTATGCAGGAATAAAATCATGGTCAGCAGGGAATGAAGACGAAGATGAAGACTACAACAACACAAGAGGAGCAAGATTAATTAGAAAGTTCTTTAGCGTAAGCGATAAATACGATGGTGATAAATTCTTCACAATCGAAAACGGAAAGAAACTAGCAACACCACTTTTGGTAGTTGTAGCAGTTATAGAATTTACAGATTTACTTTTTGCAGTAGATTCAATCCCTGCAATTTTTGCTATCTCAAATGATCCATTTATCCTTTATACATCAAACATATTTGCAATTTTAGGTTTAAGAGCATTGTTCTTCTTACTTGATAATTTCATCCATTTGTTTAGTAAACTACAATACGGACTAGCAATAATCCTTGCTTTTATTGGAGTAAAAATGATTATCTCACCATTCTATCACATAGAATCACTGTACTCTTTAATTGTTATTGCAGGTGTTTTAGTAATATCAGTAATCTTATCAGTTGCGTTTCCAGAGCCAAAAGAAGCATAA
- a CDS encoding helix-turn-helix domain-containing protein, whose protein sequence is MVEEIWTYRIMKTHFDIENIVEKGVITNELDYERALIADRKLRLLAKENFHFKNLRVKLRDIIEKYENSEWSDIDAIDDNKLIESEKSERIAELERLFIENRKLTIRRKIKELDLTQENLASILGHKSKTHMSELMNGIKPFTLKDLIIINRLLKIDITLLIPVFLSKEDQTKVKEAVRKLGKPNVRLTDDDLFLC, encoded by the coding sequence ATGGTTGAGGAAATTTGGACATATAGAATAATGAAAACACATTTTGACATAGAAAATATTGTAGAAAAAGGAGTAATCACAAACGAATTGGATTATGAAAGAGCTCTTATAGCTGATAGAAAACTGAGACTTCTTGCGAAGGAAAACTTTCATTTTAAAAACTTAAGGGTTAAACTTCGTGACATAATCGAAAAATATGAAAATTCTGAATGGAGCGATATTGATGCAATTGACGATAATAAGCTTATCGAAAGTGAAAAATCGGAACGTATTGCGGAGCTAGAAAGGTTGTTTATAGAAAATAGAAAACTTACAATTAGAAGAAAAATCAAGGAACTTGATTTAACTCAAGAGAATTTAGCCTCAATTTTAGGGCATAAAAGTAAGACTCATATGTCTGAACTAATGAATGGAATTAAGCCATTCACGCTAAAAGATTTAATTATAATAAATCGATTGTTAAAAATAGATATAACTCTGTTAATACCTGTATTCTTATCGAAAGAAGACCAAACGAAGGTAAAGGAAGCTGTGAGAAAATTAGGAAAACCAAATGTAAGACTAACAGATGACGATTTATTTTTATGTTAA